The proteins below come from a single Zea mays cultivar B73 chromosome 8, Zm-B73-REFERENCE-NAM-5.0, whole genome shotgun sequence genomic window:
- the PRMS gene encoding pathogenesis-related protein PRMS precursor, which translates to MEASNKLAVLLLWLVMAATTAVHPSYSENSPQDYLTPQNSARAAVGVGPVIWSTKLQQFAEKYAAQRASDCRLQHSGGPYGENIFWGSAGFDWKAADAVRSWVDEKQWYKYATNSCAAGKVCGHYTQVVWRATTSIGCARVVCRDNRGVFIICNYEPRGNIAGMKPY; encoded by the coding sequence ATGGAGGCATCCAACAAGCTCGCAGTCTTGCTCCTGTGGCTGGTCATGGCAGCTACCACTGCCGTGCACCCTTCCTACTCCGAGAACTCGCCTCAAGACTACCTCACTCCCCAAAACAGCGCCCGTGCCGCCGTCGGTGTTGGCCCGGTGATCTGGAGCACGAAGCTGCAGCAGTTCGCGGAGAAGTACGCCGCACAGAGGGCCAGCGACTGCCGTCTCCAGCACTCGGGCGGGCCCTACGGGGAGAACATCTTCTGGGGGTCCGCCGGCTTCGATTGGAAGGCGGCGGACGCGGTGCGATCGTGGGTAGACGAGAAACAGTGGTACAAATACGCCACCAACAGCTGCGCCGCCGGCAAGGTGTGTGGCCACTACACGCAGGTGGTGTGGCGCGCCACTACAAGCATCGGCTGCGCGCGCGTCGTGTGCCGCGACAACCGTGGCGTCTTTATCATCTGCAACTACGAGCCCCGCGGCAACATCGCCGGGATGAAGCCCTACTGA